The proteins below come from a single Drosophila gunungcola strain Sukarami unplaced genomic scaffold, Dgunungcola_SK_2 000248F, whole genome shotgun sequence genomic window:
- the LOC128266053 gene encoding uncharacterized protein LOC128266053 gives MLDSMARLTRRIFSIGQEAFRAVSGACGDQVPHSYELLQYPPPPQSPPPPQSHPPPQSFPRRSQEPLVLIAANIPVCFASGREKLGSDFHRESSSCLSEAKIPFVAGAAEVFTGTDSLY, from the exons ATGTTGGATTCAATGGCTCGTCTGACA CGCAGGATTTTCTCTATAGGCCAGGAAGCGTTCAGGGCAGTATCAGGTGCTTGTGGAGATCAGGTTCCACATTCGTATGAGTTATTACAG TATCCTCCCCCGCCGCAGTCGCCTCCCCCGCCGCAGTCGCATCCCCCGCCGCAGTCCTTCCCCCGCCGCAGTCAGGAGCCTCTTGTTTTGATCGCCGCAAACATTCCAGTGTGTTTTGCCAGTGGCCGAGAGAAGCTTGGGTCAG ATTTCCATCGCGAGTCTTCTTCTTGCTTGTCAGAAGCCAAGATACCATTTGTGGCAG GCGCAGCTGAAGTTTTTACTGGGACTGACTCGCTTTATTG A